From Azospirillum sp. TSA2s, a single genomic window includes:
- the purU gene encoding formyltetrahydrofolate deformylase has translation MSETGSDYILTVSCPDTVGIVFAVSGFLAERSCNIIDSAQFGDRISGLFFMRVSFNGNPAGPAKAQLEAEFAAQVAERFGMTWKIHDARRRPRVLIMVSKFGHCLNDLLYRYRTGYLPIEIPAIVSNHRDFYQLAAWHNIPFHHLPVGPDNKAHQEARLLEIVDEEKIDLVVLARYMQVLSGALCERMAGRVINIHHSFLPSFKGAKPYHQAHARGVKLIGATAHYVTSNLDEGPIIEQEAERVDHTMTPDDLVAIGRDIENIVLARAVRYHVEHRVLLNGNKTVVFR, from the coding sequence ATGTCTGAGACCGGCTCCGACTATATCCTCACCGTTTCCTGCCCCGACACCGTCGGCATCGTCTTCGCGGTGTCCGGCTTCCTGGCGGAGCGGAGCTGCAACATCATCGACAGCGCGCAGTTCGGCGACCGCATCTCCGGCCTGTTCTTCATGCGCGTCAGCTTCAACGGCAACCCGGCCGGGCCGGCGAAGGCGCAGCTGGAGGCCGAATTCGCCGCCCAGGTGGCCGAACGCTTCGGCATGACCTGGAAGATCCACGATGCCCGCCGCCGTCCGCGCGTGCTGATCATGGTGTCGAAGTTCGGCCATTGCCTGAACGACCTGCTGTACCGCTACCGCACCGGCTACCTGCCGATCGAAATCCCGGCCATCGTCTCCAACCACCGCGACTTCTACCAGCTGGCGGCGTGGCACAACATCCCGTTCCACCATCTGCCGGTCGGCCCCGACAACAAGGCGCATCAGGAAGCCCGCCTGCTGGAGATCGTGGACGAGGAGAAAATCGACCTCGTCGTGCTCGCCCGCTACATGCAGGTGCTGTCGGGGGCCTTGTGCGAGCGGATGGCCGGCCGGGTCATCAACATCCACCACAGCTTCCTGCCCAGCTTCAAGGGGGCCAAGCCCTATCATCAGGCCCATGCCCGTGGCGTGAAGCTGATCGGCGCCACCGCGCACTATGTCACCTCCAACCTCGACGAAGGCCCGATCATCGAGCAGGAGGCCGAGCGCGTCGACCACACGATGACGCCCGACGACCTGGTGGCCATCGGGCGTGACATCGAGAACATCGTGCTGGCCCGCGCCGTCCGCTATCACGTGGAGCACCGCGTGCTGCTGAACGGCAACAAGACGGTGGTTTTCCGCTAA
- a CDS encoding NAD(P)H-quinone oxidoreductase yields MTDTRSMTAIEVSQPGKPEVLIPARRPVPDPAPGEIRIAIQAAGVNRPDVLQRLGKYNPPPGITDIPGLEVAGTVDALGEGVEGWRVGDPVCALLAGGGYAEFCVVPAAQCLPIPAGLSMAEAAALPETFFTVWSNVFERGALQPGEALLVHGGTSGIGTTAIQLGAAFGARVFATARGPEKCGACVRLGAERAIDYAEEDFVAVVKEATGGAGVNVVLDIVGGDYVARSIDALAVEGRYVCIGFVRGATANVNFFPVMTKRLVLTGSTLRARPVAYKQAVAEQLKARVWPLIEQGKVKPVVHEVFPLDQAADAHRLMESNQHVGKLVLAVG; encoded by the coding sequence ATGACAGACACCAGAAGCATGACGGCCATCGAGGTGAGCCAGCCCGGCAAGCCGGAGGTGCTGATCCCGGCGCGCCGTCCGGTTCCCGATCCGGCGCCGGGCGAGATCCGCATCGCCATCCAGGCTGCCGGCGTCAACCGGCCCGACGTGCTGCAACGGCTCGGCAAGTACAATCCGCCGCCCGGCATCACCGACATCCCCGGCCTGGAGGTCGCCGGGACCGTCGATGCGCTGGGCGAGGGGGTTGAGGGCTGGCGGGTCGGCGATCCCGTCTGCGCCCTGTTGGCCGGCGGTGGCTATGCCGAGTTCTGCGTGGTGCCGGCGGCGCAATGCCTGCCGATTCCCGCCGGCCTGTCGATGGCCGAGGCGGCGGCCCTGCCGGAGACCTTCTTCACCGTCTGGTCGAACGTGTTCGAGCGCGGTGCCCTCCAGCCCGGCGAGGCGCTGCTGGTCCATGGCGGCACGTCCGGCATCGGCACCACGGCGATCCAGCTGGGTGCGGCCTTCGGCGCGCGCGTCTTCGCCACCGCCCGCGGACCCGAGAAATGCGGCGCCTGCGTCCGGCTGGGCGCCGAACGCGCCATCGACTATGCCGAGGAGGATTTCGTTGCGGTGGTCAAGGAGGCGACCGGCGGCGCCGGCGTGAATGTGGTGCTGGACATCGTCGGCGGCGACTACGTCGCCCGCAGCATCGACGCGCTGGCGGTCGAGGGCCGCTATGTCTGCATCGGCTTCGTCCGTGGGGCGACGGCCAATGTGAACTTTTTCCCGGTGATGACCAAGCGGCTGGTGCTGACCGGCTCCACCCTGCGGGCGCGTCCCGTTGCCTACAAGCAGGCGGTGGCGGAGCAGCTGAAGGCACGGGTCTGGCCGCTGATCGAGCAGGGCAAGGTCAAGCCCGTCGTCCACGAGGTCTTCCCGCTCGACCAGGCCGCCGATGCCCACCGGCTGATGGAGAGCAACCAGCATGTCGGCAAGCTGGTGCTGGCGGTGGGGTAA
- a CDS encoding IclR family transcriptional regulator, with product MKAQAHTSTARRIIHDDPSEGAAAIIKTAIIETPRVKNDNGKDAKADAKADRGQVVQSLCRALNILTILGSNDGPMTLTELSEAATLSPSTTHRLLTTLQYERYVRFDQSARGWVVGVQAYMTGANFLKTRNLVDVARPRMRRLMEESSEIVNLAVEENGEALYLARVGGPRAAQVAVPQTDRTLLHCSAVGKALLAGMPETKIQTIVTQRGMRQFTRSTLSSLPALYRDLTLVRTRGYALDQEERVSGLRCVAAPIFDENSRVMGALSLSGSSRRIEDARLRALGEMVKRAAAAVTQELGGRVPVPN from the coding sequence ATGAAAGCGCAAGCCCACACGAGCACTGCCCGCCGCATCATCCACGATGACCCCAGCGAGGGCGCCGCCGCGATCATCAAGACCGCCATCATCGAAACGCCGCGGGTGAAGAACGACAACGGCAAGGACGCCAAGGCCGATGCCAAAGCCGATCGGGGCCAAGTCGTCCAGTCGCTGTGCCGCGCGCTGAACATCCTGACGATCCTCGGCTCCAATGACGGGCCGATGACCCTGACCGAGTTGTCTGAGGCCGCGACCCTGTCGCCCTCCACCACCCATCGCCTGCTGACGACCCTGCAGTACGAGCGCTACGTCCGCTTCGACCAGAGCGCGCGCGGCTGGGTGGTCGGCGTCCAGGCCTATATGACCGGCGCCAATTTCCTGAAGACCCGCAATCTGGTCGATGTCGCCCGTCCCCGCATGCGCCGCCTGATGGAGGAGAGCAGCGAGATCGTGAACCTCGCCGTCGAGGAGAATGGCGAGGCGCTCTATCTGGCCCGCGTCGGCGGTCCCCGCGCCGCCCAGGTCGCGGTGCCGCAGACCGACCGCACGCTGCTGCACTGCTCCGCCGTCGGCAAGGCTCTGCTGGCCGGCATGCCGGAGACCAAGATCCAGACCATCGTCACCCAGCGCGGCATGCGCCAGTTCACCCGCAGCACCCTGTCGTCGCTGCCGGCGCTCTACCGCGACCTGACGCTGGTTCGCACCCGCGGCTATGCCCTGGACCAGGAGGAGCGGGTGTCCGGCCTGCGCTGTGTCGCCGCCCCGATCTTCGACGAGAATTCCCGTGTGATGGGCGCCCTGTCGCTGTCCGGCTCCAGCCGGCGCATCGAGGACGCGCGGTTGCGCGCCCTGGGCGAGATGGTCAAGCGCGCCGCCGCCGCGGTGACGCAGGAACTGGGCGGCCGCGTGCCGGTTCCCAACTGA
- a CDS encoding N-acetylmuramoyl-L-alanine amidase — translation MDRRQLLGLGLSKLWLTAFGTAALALADPPGTALAAERRPGRKPAGGGSSRPRLVMLDPGHGGNDPGAIGTRGTFEKEVTLDIAHEVARILADRTNVAVKLTRRDDRFLALDERVALTREAGADLFVSIHADSAPNADARGLSAYILSEKASDSFASRLAQQENQADRFGKPGSLGGGRIVKDILLDLTARHTRHASLAARQLLVEGAGKELRLLENPMRSANFAVLKAPDVPSVLVETGFLSNPRDEEILRDATARRVVSRVLAREIARVLSSPAFA, via the coding sequence ATGGATCGACGACAGCTGCTTGGGCTCGGGCTGAGCAAACTTTGGTTAACCGCTTTCGGCACTGCAGCACTGGCACTGGCCGATCCGCCTGGCACGGCTTTGGCTGCGGAGCGGCGGCCCGGCCGCAAGCCGGCCGGCGGCGGATCGTCGCGGCCCCGGCTGGTGATGCTCGATCCCGGCCATGGCGGCAACGATCCCGGCGCGATCGGCACCCGCGGCACCTTCGAGAAGGAGGTGACGCTCGACATCGCCCACGAGGTCGCACGCATCCTGGCCGACCGGACCAACGTCGCGGTGAAGCTGACGCGGCGCGACGACCGCTTCCTGGCGCTGGACGAGCGGGTGGCGCTAACGCGCGAGGCCGGGGCCGACCTGTTCGTGTCGATCCATGCCGACAGCGCCCCCAATGCCGATGCCCGCGGGCTGTCGGCCTACATCCTGTCGGAAAAGGCGTCGGACTCCTTCGCCTCGCGCCTCGCCCAGCAGGAGAATCAGGCCGACCGCTTTGGAAAGCCGGGATCGTTGGGCGGCGGCCGGATCGTCAAGGACATCCTGCTGGACCTGACGGCGCGCCACACCCGCCATGCCTCGCTGGCCGCCCGCCAGCTTCTGGTGGAGGGCGCGGGCAAGGAGCTGCGCCTGCTGGAAAACCCGATGCGCTCGGCCAATTTCGCGGTGCTGAAGGCGCCGGACGTACCGTCGGTGCTGGTGGAGACCGGCTTCCTGTCCAACCCGAGGGACGAGGAAATCCTGCGTGACGCCACGGCGCGGCGGGTCGTTTCGCGCGTCCTGGCCCGCGAGATCGCACGCGTGCTCTCCAGCCCAGCTTTCGCCTGA
- a CDS encoding BON domain-containing protein, which translates to MTGESLEFPHCKDRSAVTFSGRAPHFPGARHAGEGRHAVTGLSRLWMMVALACAAGTSLAGCGPLVLGTAGGAAVVASQERGFSGFVSDTEIRARINSLWLQHSIDMTNRIGLTVDQGRVLLTGRAADAQMRLDAVRLAWQADGVKEVINEIQIDNGSSIVDTARDTWISTQIRSRITFDANIHSQNYSIDTVDGVVYLMGVASSQEELNNVLQHARSVPNVQRVVSYVRLLSNQNLQG; encoded by the coding sequence ATGACTGGTGAAAGCCTCGAATTTCCCCATTGCAAAGACCGTTCCGCCGTGACTTTTTCCGGCCGCGCGCCGCATTTTCCCGGCGCTCGACACGCAGGCGAAGGGAGGCACGCTGTGACGGGTTTGAGCCGCCTTTGGATGATGGTCGCCCTTGCCTGCGCAGCAGGGACCTCGCTGGCCGGTTGCGGGCCGCTGGTGCTGGGCACCGCGGGCGGCGCCGCCGTCGTGGCCTCGCAGGAGCGCGGTTTCAGCGGCTTCGTCAGCGACACCGAAATCCGCGCCCGCATCAATTCGCTGTGGCTGCAGCATTCGATCGACATGACCAACCGGATCGGCCTGACCGTCGACCAGGGCCGCGTGCTGCTGACCGGCCGCGCCGCCGACGCGCAGATGCGGCTCGACGCGGTGCGTCTCGCCTGGCAGGCCGACGGCGTCAAGGAAGTCATCAACGAAATCCAGATCGACAACGGGTCCAGCATCGTGGACACCGCGCGCGACACCTGGATTTCAACCCAGATTCGCAGCCGGATCACGTTCGATGCGAATATTCATAGCCAAAATTACAGCATCGATACCGTCGATGGTGTTGTCTATCTGATGGGTGTCGCCAGTTCACAGGAAGAGCTGAACAACGTGCTCCAGCACGCCCGTTCGGTGCCCAACGTTCAACGCGTCGTCAGCTACGTGCGTCTGCTCTCAAACCAAAACCTCCAGGGTTGA